In a genomic window of Flavobacteriales bacterium:
- a CDS encoding UDP-2,3-diacylglucosamine diphosphatase: protein MRWTKNWPRSSVSKEGKIYFASDFHLGAPDHDSSLERERKIVRWLKSIENDCRELFLLGDLFDFWFEYREAVPKGFVRLLGKLGEMSDSGIPIHFFGGNHDIWTYGYFEKELGIKVYKKPLVVELQGKKCYLAHGDGLGPGDWDYKFLKKVFNNGFFQWLFARIHPNTGLAAGNYFSSRSRNAHSDGGAEFHDQGEYLTQYCQELLKKEHFAYFVFGHRHLPLQVELSDDSTYFNLGDMIGYNTYGVMENGEFRIDHFEKDPSDRFLIKSTNRLE from the coding sequence CTGCGTTGGACGAAAAATTGGCCGAGATCTTCGGTGAGTAAGGAAGGTAAAATATATTTCGCCTCCGATTTTCACCTCGGAGCTCCCGATCACGATTCGAGCCTGGAACGTGAACGAAAGATCGTTCGCTGGCTAAAGTCAATTGAAAACGACTGTAGGGAGCTGTTCTTGCTCGGTGACCTTTTCGATTTTTGGTTCGAGTATAGAGAGGCCGTTCCAAAGGGGTTTGTACGCCTGCTTGGAAAGTTGGGCGAAATGAGCGACTCCGGAATTCCGATTCACTTTTTTGGTGGAAATCACGATATCTGGACTTACGGGTATTTCGAGAAAGAGCTAGGGATAAAGGTCTACAAGAAGCCGCTAGTGGTTGAACTTCAAGGAAAGAAGTGCTATTTGGCACATGGCGACGGCTTAGGACCCGGAGACTGGGATTACAAATTCCTCAAAAAGGTCTTCAATAACGGGTTCTTTCAATGGTTGTTTGCACGAATACACCCGAATACGGGACTTGCAGCCGGAAACTACTTCAGTAGTCGCAGCAGAAATGCGCACAGCGATGGAGGCGCCGAGTTTCACGACCAAGGTGAGTACTTGACACAGTACTGTCAAGAGCTCTTAAAAAAGGAGCATTTCGCCTACTTTGTATTTGGCCACCGACATTTGCCCCTTCAAGTGGAGTTATCCGACGATTCTACCTATTTCAACCTCGGAGATATGATCGGCTATAACACCTATGGTGTAATGGAGAACGGCGAATTCCGCATCGATCACTTCGAAAAAGACCCTTCGGACCGCTTCTTGATCAAGTCGACCAACCGGCTCGAGTAA
- a CDS encoding AhpC/TSA family protein, producing MTKTILTIVATAGILWSCNNNTGTQANAAGEGGRISGDMEGAGKIVLSRMEPRNTVAIDTVFADEGTFSFDLDNEEQAFYTLQFENGVRILVSAESGDQVLLTGRFDEGIPDYTVEGSEETEVLRQINVLAMETSQKVEGLNEELMGARDSDNFMEKREELVQKYTALMEDRRSALENTLEGHEDHPVAIFVLYAQVQQQQVFKVDEDFPLFEKVDQNLQKNYPNNAHAEFLHQQVEANRAIAVGSVAPDFTLPTPDGKEVSLSSFRGNVVLVDFWASWCGPCRKENPNVVAAYKKYHDKGFEVLGVSLDGLPNQQMPREKWLEAIEADGLTWTHVSEMSGWNTIVKDLYKFNGIPHAVLLDREGRIIAKNLRGAALDEKLAEIFGE from the coding sequence ATGACGAAGACCATACTGACCATAGTGGCTACGGCCGGAATTCTTTGGTCGTGCAATAACAATACAGGAACCCAAGCGAACGCTGCCGGCGAAGGTGGACGCATCAGCGGGGACATGGAAGGCGCAGGAAAGATCGTTCTTAGCCGAATGGAGCCACGAAATACCGTTGCGATTGATACTGTATTTGCCGATGAAGGTACTTTTTCGTTTGACCTCGACAATGAGGAACAAGCTTTTTATACACTGCAATTTGAGAACGGAGTCAGAATTCTGGTCAGTGCAGAGTCCGGAGATCAGGTTTTGTTAACAGGTCGGTTCGACGAGGGAATTCCCGATTACACGGTTGAAGGTAGTGAGGAGACCGAGGTATTGAGGCAAATCAACGTATTGGCCATGGAAACCTCTCAAAAGGTCGAAGGGCTCAACGAGGAATTGATGGGTGCCCGTGATTCCGATAACTTCATGGAAAAGCGAGAAGAGCTCGTACAGAAGTATACCGCCTTGATGGAGGATCGCAGGTCAGCGCTCGAAAACACCCTCGAGGGTCACGAAGATCACCCAGTTGCCATTTTCGTGCTTTACGCTCAGGTACAGCAACAACAGGTATTCAAAGTTGATGAGGATTTTCCACTGTTTGAAAAAGTAGATCAAAACCTTCAGAAGAATTACCCGAACAACGCTCATGCGGAATTCCTGCACCAACAGGTCGAGGCTAACCGTGCAATAGCCGTGGGCTCGGTAGCTCCGGACTTTACCCTCCCCACTCCCGACGGCAAAGAGGTATCGCTGAGCAGTTTCCGCGGTAATGTTGTGTTGGTCGACTTCTGGGCGAGTTGGTGTGGACCCTGCCGAAAAGAAAACCCGAATGTGGTCGCCGCCTACAAAAAGTACCACGACAAAGGATTCGAAGTGCTTGGCGTATCGTTGGATGGACTTCCCAATCAGCAAATGCCGCGTGAGAAATGGCTCGAGGCCATTGAGGCCGACGGGTTAACCTGGACTCATGTATCTGAAATGAGCGGTTGGAACACCATAGTTAAGGACTTATATAAATTCAACGGGATTCCTCACGCCGTGCTGCTCGACCGCGAAGGTCGTATCATTGCCAAGAATTTGAGAGGTGCTGCGTTGGACGAAAAATTGGCCGAGATCTTCGGTGAGTAA